A single window of Salmo salar chromosome ssa21, Ssal_v3.1, whole genome shotgun sequence DNA harbors:
- the LOC106582136 gene encoding ubiquitin-conjugating enzyme E2 A isoform X1, translating to MDLRSVHVRSYTCGWGLCPLHGPHRLQEDPPAGVSGAPSENNIMVWNAVIFGPEGTPFEDGTFKLTVEFTEEYPNKPPTVRFVSKMFHPNVYADGSICLDILQNRWSPTYDVSSILTSIQSLLDEPNPNSPANSQAAQLYQENKREYEKRVSAIVEQSWRDS from the exons ATGGATTTACGCTCTGTCCATGTGAGGTCCTATACCTGTGGTTGGGGACTATGCCCACTCCACGGTCCACACAG GTTACAAGAAGACCCTCCGGCTGGCGTCAGTGGTGCCCCTTCCGAAAACAACATAATGGTGTGGAATGCAGTCATATTCGG CCCAGAAGGGACACCTTTTGAGGACG GCACGTTTAAGCTTACTGTTGAGTTCACAGAAGAATACCCTAACAAACCCCCCACAGTACGATTTGTGTCAAAGATGTTTCATCCAAATG TGTATGCAGATGGCAGTATATGTCTAGACATTCTGCAGAATCGATGGAGTCCAACCTATGATGTGTCATCCATTCTTACCTCTATCCAG TCTCTGCTAGACGAACCAAACCCCAACAGTCCAGCCAACAGTCAGGCGGCCCAGCTTTACCAAGAAAACAAGAGGGAGTACGAGAAGCGTGTGTCGGCCATTGTAGAACAGAGCTGGAGGGACAGTTGA
- the LOC106582134 gene encoding inhibitor of growth protein 1 gives MLNPANGDPVHVVTNYVEEYLDLVESLPFDLQRSVSLMKEIDAKYQDVLQELDDAYERYRRESDPLQRRRMQLSIQRALISSQELGDEKIQIAGQMVELVENRSRQVDWHSELLHASQEIPEIHVPTSTAMTTTAASTMSTLAVTTTPGKAGHHDKRRDEATPGSVGGGEKSGGKRSRRQKNGENRESYGGMDHGDEAGMGAAREKRAKMSSSKKKKRSKGKSEREVSPPDLPIDPDEPTYCLCEQVSYGEMIGCDNDECPIEWFHFSCVGLHHKPKGKWFCPKCRGENEKTMDKALERVKKERAYNR, from the exons ATGCTAAATCCGGCAAACGGTGACCCGGTCCACGTCGTTACAAATTATGTGGAAGAATATTTGGACTTGGTCGAATCACTACCATTCGACCTACAGAGGAGCGTGTCTCTTATGAAAGAAATTGACGCAAAATACCAAG ATGTCCTGCAGGAGCTGGATGATGCTTATGAGCGCTATCGAAGGGAGTCCGACCCTCTCCAGCGGCGCAGAATGCAGCTGTCCATCCAGAGAGCTCTCATCAGCAGCCAGGAGCTAGGAGATGAGAAGATCCAGATTGCTGGGCAGATG GTGGAGTTGGTGGAGAACCGTAGCCGGCAGGTGGACTGGCATTCTGAGCTCCTCCACGCCTCCCAGGAGATCCCAGAGATCCATGTACCCACATCAACTGCTATGACGACTACTGCAGCCTCCACGATGTCAACGTTGGCAGTGACAACCACACCGGGCAAAGCGGGTCACCACGACAAGAGGCGTGACGAGGCAACGCCAGGCTCAGTCGGTGGAGGGGAAAAGTCTGGTGGGAAACGTTCGCGGAGGCAGAAGAACGGAGAGAACCGGGAGAGCTATGGAGGCATGGATCATGGTGATGAGGCGGGCATGGGGGCAGCCAGGGAAAAGAGGGCCAAAATGTCATCgtccaagaagaagaagaggtcAAAGGGCAAGTCAGAGAGGGAGGTGTCACCCCCAGACCTGCCTATCGACCCAGATGAGCCCACCTACTGCCTGTGTGAACAGGTGTCTTACGGCGAGATGATTGGCTGTGATAACGACGAGTGTCCCATCGAGTGGTTCCACTTCTCCTGTGTGGGGCTGCATCACAAGCCCAAGGGGAAGTGGTTCTGCCCCAAATGCAGGGGTGAGAATGAGAAGACCATGGACAAGGCCCTGGAGAGGGTGAAGAAGGAGAGGGCCTACAACAGGTAG
- the LOC106582136 gene encoding ubiquitin-conjugating enzyme E2 A isoform X2: MSTPARRRLMRDFKRLQEDPPAGVSGAPSENNIMVWNAVIFGPEGTPFEDGTFKLTVEFTEEYPNKPPTVRFVSKMFHPNVYADGSICLDILQNRWSPTYDVSSILTSIQSLLDEPNPNSPANSQAAQLYQENKREYEKRVSAIVEQSWRDS; this comes from the exons ATGTCTACTCCGGCAAGAAGACGATTGATGAGAGATTTTAAACG GTTACAAGAAGACCCTCCGGCTGGCGTCAGTGGTGCCCCTTCCGAAAACAACATAATGGTGTGGAATGCAGTCATATTCGG CCCAGAAGGGACACCTTTTGAGGACG GCACGTTTAAGCTTACTGTTGAGTTCACAGAAGAATACCCTAACAAACCCCCCACAGTACGATTTGTGTCAAAGATGTTTCATCCAAATG TGTATGCAGATGGCAGTATATGTCTAGACATTCTGCAGAATCGATGGAGTCCAACCTATGATGTGTCATCCATTCTTACCTCTATCCAG TCTCTGCTAGACGAACCAAACCCCAACAGTCCAGCCAACAGTCAGGCGGCCCAGCTTTACCAAGAAAACAAGAGGGAGTACGAGAAGCGTGTGTCGGCCATTGTAGAACAGAGCTGGAGGGACAGTTGA